In the Mytilus galloprovincialis chromosome 10, xbMytGall1.hap1.1, whole genome shotgun sequence genome, one interval contains:
- the LOC143049585 gene encoding uncharacterized protein LOC143049585, with amino-acid sequence MVQKAHKNGLHSLHSLHLEHNVLQVLSIGMFENLICLQHLWIYHNKLQNNQDEQMTETSKMSSLRSLYFEIYPDFKFPSKWSTLSNLTHLEIFARSAKVKFNKEMFTHIKKIPITFLHLEKVPSISEDFFEHFPKLDSISLWLGNDLPTNPIDQVFKSFEVFKSRNMTNIEIAYSRFDNGFILNWNRLQYLCSICLKRLTLHDLYIKDISLYAFEVFSVRSTCLEYLEISKNLLLDQGGSLFTIVQNFENLKVLKSSSNKHHSRSKRSQASILFNFILPKTLEELYIEDNIAGDLVDIKFINGHNLRVLSFKNCEISPCEGSFSGVINVEYFDMSGWSCEKLSIDLLYGFPNLQTLKASGSN; translated from the exons ATGGTTCAGAAAG CACATAAAAATGGGTTGCATAGCTTACACAGTTTACACCTGGAGCACAATGTCTTACAAGTGTTATCAATTGGAATGTTTGAAAACCTGATTTGTTTGCAGCATCTTTGGATTTATCACAATAAACTACAAAATAATCAGGATGAACAAATGACGGAGACGTCCAAGATGTCATCACTAAGGAGCCTTTATTTTGAGATATATCCAGATTTCAAGTTTCCCAGCAAATGGTCCACATTAAGTAATTTGACTCACTTGGAGATTTTTGCTAGATCGGCAAAAGTGAAATTCAACAAGGAGATGTTCACTCACATTAAAAAAATACCAATAACTTTTTTGCACTTGGAGAAGGTGCCGTCCATATCGGAGGATTTTTTTGAACACTTTCCTAAATTAGATTCAATATCATTATGGCTAGGTAACGATTTACCTACAAATCCAATTGATCAAGTATTCAAGTCTTTTGAGGTATTTAAAAGTAGGAATATGACAAATATTGAAATTGCATACAGTAGATTTGATAACGGGTTTATTCTAAACTGGAACAGATTGCAATATTTATGTTCAATATGCTTGAAACGACTAACATTGCATGATTTATATATTAAAGACATATCCTTATATGCGTTTGAAGTATTTTCGGTTCGAAGCACTTGTCTTGAGTACTTAGAGATTTCTAAAAATCTTTTGTTGGACCAAGGGGGTTCTTTGTTTACCATTGTGCAgaactttgaaaatttaaaagttttgaaaagtaGTAGTAATAAGCATCATTCGAGAAGTAAACGCTCACAAGCATCaatattatttaatttcatattaccaAAAACTCTTGAAGAGTTGTATATAGAAGATAACATAGCTGGCGATTTGGttgatattaaatttattaaCGGTCATAATTTACGCGTGTTGAGCTTCAAGAACTGTGAAATCTCGCCATGCGAAGGTAGTTTCTCAGGAGTTATAAATGTAGAGTATTTTGATATGTCTGGATGGTCATGCGAAAAACTGTCAATCGACTTGTTATATGGTTTCCCAAATTTGCAGACATTGAAGGCCAGTGGGTCAAACTAG